In Planctomycetota bacterium, a genomic segment contains:
- a CDS encoding tetratricopeptide repeat protein has translation MTARFPLAAVLALALAGAVSRAGEAPAPPPKEPATPAAKAPEAAPAPEAPAETEAARRERLGKLYDAAEALYREGRLADAQKLYAQIALEDPNFRRVPSRLSSIRSKLQDQEKRARENQVAELLAAADAHFAAGNYDAAAKACETVLALQPRNARAQQRLAESAGELELRRRVASIIAEPGAPAAGQQVIAQAGSALREGDAPAAPAPPTGGPPVVRSTQDLVPAPPKATRVVSPQENREVPAAPAAPAAPAAALATPAEVAPDDGSRLIREAWDLAESAKLAPDPRPILHKALDTLAPITATSAHSERDKQTAALLRRSLTRRLADGGRTLSPEEAQKARLYQRYLEAEELFRKEKFDECVQATAGILAEDRQFHLARSLNQEARIKAHEAKVAEQDLENKMIVERRNAATEIMSTPPEDPRPVTRPPIDLSRAQYDVATPELEEKLNQRVSVNLIEADLDYFLDLLFRSTGVNLIYNPDVVAGKTITVHIANYPLRQLLDYIAKNHALMFTTTPDGVLITTPDQPALESFVIPLNYGLIDVGEMPPAGAVAGQGAAAQPLPPPTTSNVESLIAALPQLIDWPQGSFTYLDRKMNLLYVRTTRDAYREVVRMLDPIDQIPIQVHIRALFIDVRAENFESAGLKSTLEWLCGTNTESKGWDFTKHQWTTGPFTEYREGSITLPFQGEPLSSKGDDPGQFAWTGVFDRGKFEVVLDALQRVGNTRTLAAPSVICVNNCTASINATETLVYVEDYEVDRADISGTSYGNPYYYQPPPSQPGQSQTYYPPLSSEPVITPVFAEDEYTGIVLDVAPSVGRDTRFITLTLNPRYREKVDEFSFPVVLPYQSSTQSQPQNGGTGGTGTTTTQPLTVTITRPIISERSISTKLTVADGSVVGIGGLTRHSKKQVRSKVPILGDIPAIGWLFSTTAYKDEKSNLLIFVQVEVITPSGARYSDAGRAETTSTVPAREPVRVGTSRPPVVQPAPAAP, from the coding sequence ATGACGGCGAGGTTCCCTCTCGCTGCGGTTCTCGCGCTGGCGCTGGCCGGCGCCGTGTCGCGGGCCGGAGAAGCCCCGGCGCCTCCCCCCAAGGAGCCCGCCACGCCGGCGGCCAAGGCCCCCGAGGCCGCGCCGGCCCCCGAGGCGCCGGCGGAGACCGAGGCGGCCCGCCGCGAGCGCCTGGGCAAGCTCTACGACGCGGCCGAGGCCCTCTACCGCGAGGGCCGCCTGGCCGACGCGCAGAAGCTCTACGCCCAGATCGCGCTCGAGGACCCCAACTTCCGCCGCGTGCCCTCGCGCCTCAGCAGCATCCGCAGCAAGCTCCAGGACCAGGAGAAACGCGCGCGCGAGAACCAGGTGGCCGAGCTGCTGGCCGCCGCCGACGCGCACTTCGCCGCGGGCAACTACGACGCCGCCGCCAAGGCCTGCGAAACCGTGCTCGCCCTCCAGCCCCGGAACGCCCGCGCCCAGCAGCGCCTGGCCGAGAGCGCCGGCGAACTCGAACTGCGCCGCCGCGTGGCCTCCATCATCGCCGAGCCGGGCGCCCCCGCCGCCGGCCAGCAGGTGATCGCCCAGGCCGGCAGCGCGCTCCGCGAGGGCGATGCTCCCGCCGCTCCCGCCCCGCCGACGGGCGGGCCGCCCGTAGTGCGCTCGACCCAGGACCTGGTGCCCGCACCGCCCAAGGCCACGCGGGTCGTCAGCCCCCAGGAGAACCGGGAAGTGCCCGCCGCGCCCGCCGCCCCCGCGGCCCCGGCCGCCGCCCTCGCCACGCCCGCCGAGGTGGCCCCCGACGACGGCAGCCGCCTCATCCGCGAGGCCTGGGACCTCGCCGAGTCCGCCAAGCTGGCGCCCGACCCCCGGCCCATCCTGCACAAGGCCCTCGACACCCTGGCCCCCATCACCGCCACCAGCGCCCACTCGGAGCGCGACAAGCAGACCGCCGCCCTCCTGCGCCGCAGCCTCACGCGCCGCCTGGCCGACGGCGGCCGCACCCTCTCGCCCGAGGAGGCCCAGAAGGCCCGCCTCTACCAGCGCTACCTCGAGGCCGAGGAACTCTTCCGCAAGGAGAAGTTCGACGAATGCGTCCAGGCCACGGCCGGGATTCTCGCCGAGGACCGCCAGTTCCACCTCGCGCGCAGCCTGAACCAGGAGGCCCGGATCAAGGCCCACGAGGCCAAGGTGGCCGAGCAGGACCTCGAGAACAAGATGATCGTCGAGCGCCGCAATGCCGCCACCGAAATCATGAGCACGCCGCCCGAGGACCCGCGCCCGGTGACCCGGCCGCCCATTGACCTCTCGCGCGCCCAGTACGACGTGGCCACCCCCGAACTCGAAGAGAAGCTGAACCAGCGCGTGAGCGTGAACCTCATCGAGGCCGACCTCGATTACTTCCTCGACCTGCTCTTCCGTTCGACCGGCGTCAACCTCATCTACAATCCCGACGTCGTGGCCGGCAAGACGATCACCGTCCACATCGCCAACTACCCCCTGCGCCAGCTCCTTGACTACATTGCCAAGAACCACGCCCTGATGTTCACCACGACGCCCGACGGCGTGCTGATCACCACGCCGGACCAGCCGGCGCTCGAGTCGTTCGTCATCCCGCTCAACTACGGCCTCATTGACGTGGGCGAGATGCCGCCCGCCGGGGCCGTGGCCGGCCAGGGCGCCGCCGCACAGCCCCTGCCCCCGCCCACAACGTCCAACGTCGAGAGCCTCATCGCCGCCCTGCCCCAACTGATTGACTGGCCCCAGGGCTCGTTCACCTACCTCGACCGCAAGATGAACCTCCTCTACGTGCGCACCACGCGCGACGCCTACCGCGAGGTCGTGCGCATGCTCGACCCGATTGACCAGATCCCGATCCAGGTGCACATCCGCGCCCTGTTCATTGACGTGCGGGCCGAGAACTTCGAGTCGGCCGGCCTCAAGAGCACCCTCGAGTGGCTCTGCGGCACCAACACGGAGAGCAAGGGCTGGGACTTCACGAAGCACCAGTGGACGACAGGGCCCTTCACCGAGTACCGCGAGGGCAGCATCACCCTGCCCTTCCAGGGCGAACCCCTCTCCTCCAAGGGCGACGACCCCGGGCAGTTCGCATGGACGGGCGTGTTCGACCGCGGCAAGTTCGAGGTGGTGCTCGACGCGCTCCAGCGCGTGGGCAACACCCGCACCCTCGCCGCCCCCAGCGTGATCTGCGTGAACAACTGCACCGCCAGCATCAACGCCACCGAGACCCTTGTCTACGTGGAGGACTACGAGGTAGACCGCGCCGACATCTCGGGCACGTCCTACGGCAACCCCTACTACTACCAGCCGCCGCCCTCCCAGCCCGGCCAGTCGCAGACGTACTACCCGCCGCTCTCGAGCGAGCCGGTGATCACCCCGGTCTTCGCCGAGGATGAGTACACCGGCATCGTGCTGGACGTGGCCCCCAGCGTGGGCCGGGACACGCGCTTCATCACCCTGACGCTGAACCCCCGCTACCGCGAGAAGGTGGACGAGTTCTCCTTCCCCGTCGTGCTGCCCTACCAGTCGTCCACCCAGTCGCAGCCGCAGAATGGCGGCACCGGCGGCACCGGCACCACGACCACGCAGCCGCTCACAGTGACCATCACGCGGCCCATCATCAGCGAACGCTCGATCTCCACCAAGCTCACCGTGGCCGACGGCTCGGTGGTCGGCATCGGCGGCCTCACCCGGCACAGCAAAAAGCAGGTACGCTCCAAGGTCCCCATTCTCGGCGACATCCCGGCCATCGGCTGGCTGTTCTCCACCACAGCCTACAAGGACGAGAAGAGCAACCTCCTGATCTTCGTGCAGGTGGAGGTGATCACCCCGTCCGGCGCCCGCTACAGCGACGCGGGCCGCGCGGAGACCACGAGCACCGTCCCGGCCCGCGAGCCTGTGCGGGTGGGGACCAGCCGCCCGCCGGTCGTGCAGCCCGCCCCGGCGGCCCCGTAG
- a CDS encoding type II secretion system protein, with product MSARMPSPAPRPARGRAAFTLIEMLVVIAVISILAGMLLPAVYKSREQGRRTRCMGQMSDLYKATQRYIINDGENYHWPCWLTQLLYNGYLEDVRDRAGRKPLHSGFSTADCRDFMHQNGSVLFCPSDGSTGDGGGRPDHLFTSYGSSSRVVDQFYFADVDPHPAASPTKRFLDPGSATYAKMPEDTIPASYLYEFNAEPCDWLYCWDESYHGAPGVPGPQREFVGSSIPDVGEFIQFCDFNHDDVVSWYEIKQRTILGKQSWNLRAWGQRVPVLSCYYHVDGTTLLANSKVLYATGLGNVYVGGAAWEQDTMGQ from the coding sequence ATGAGCGCACGAATGCCCTCCCCTGCCCCCCGGCCGGCCCGCGGCCGCGCCGCCTTCACCCTCATCGAGATGCTCGTCGTCATCGCCGTCATCAGCATCCTGGCCGGCATGCTCCTGCCCGCCGTCTACAAGTCGCGCGAGCAAGGCCGCCGCACCCGCTGCATGGGCCAGATGTCCGACCTCTACAAGGCGACCCAGCGCTATATCATCAACGACGGCGAAAACTACCACTGGCCCTGCTGGCTCACCCAGCTCCTCTACAACGGCTACCTCGAGGACGTGCGCGACCGCGCCGGCCGCAAGCCCCTCCACAGCGGCTTCAGCACGGCCGACTGCCGCGACTTCATGCACCAGAACGGCTCGGTGCTCTTCTGCCCCAGCGACGGCTCGACCGGCGACGGCGGCGGGCGCCCCGACCACCTCTTCACCAGCTACGGCAGCTCCAGCCGAGTGGTTGACCAGTTCTACTTCGCCGACGTGGACCCCCACCCCGCTGCCTCGCCCACGAAACGCTTCCTCGACCCCGGCAGCGCCACGTACGCCAAGATGCCGGAGGACACCATCCCCGCCAGCTACCTCTACGAGTTCAACGCCGAGCCCTGCGACTGGCTCTACTGCTGGGACGAATCCTACCACGGCGCCCCCGGCGTGCCGGGCCCCCAGCGCGAGTTCGTCGGCTCCTCCATTCCCGACGTCGGCGAGTTCATCCAGTTCTGCGACTTCAATCACGACGACGTCGTCTCCTGGTACGAGATCAAGCAGCGCACCATCCTGGGCAAACAAAGCTGGAACCTGAGGGCCTGGGGACAACGCGTCCCTGTCCTCTCCTGCTACTATCACGTGGACGGCACCACCCTGCTGGCGAACAGCAAGGTGCTCTACGCCACGGGCCTCGGCAACGTCTACGTCGGCGGCGCCGCCTGGGAGCAGGACACGATGGGCCAGTGA
- a CDS encoding tetratricopeptide repeat protein has product MPFLAVTAAALLASCPMALPSAEGEASHAGVAASAAYQEAWYQENGLLDLRAAAAAYRAIAAAPTTEPALAAKALLRLGACYRALGDSAAASQAELEARRRFPDEIAKFPTHRLEVLYKQLDEAFNVADAGTGTQAIVRFLSDLDVSVVHSICEACYAQAAEKRASDPLASIPALRKAIAISTYLRQIERSAFAAKEIGDLYAAAGRDDEAIAAYRKVQEDFPDAKNACAWAQLGIAEVQRLRGRLAEAVEAYRGVEADYPGQLAQVIWAHLWMGDAFRVAGKTADAQAAWRRVLEEFNEPGYADLLAIAARLLGQAPSTGRAKLPDDEFANDVAYFLAVEQELAGAPDRARAWYQRCVTLSRGNDWPRALAARILADGPAPRTPVRDPGAGRHHEGAAP; this is encoded by the coding sequence GTGCCCTTCCTCGCAGTGACTGCCGCGGCCCTCCTCGCCTCGTGCCCGATGGCTCTCCCATCGGCTGAGGGCGAGGCGAGCCACGCCGGCGTCGCGGCCAGCGCCGCCTACCAGGAGGCCTGGTACCAGGAGAACGGCCTGCTGGACCTGCGCGCGGCGGCCGCGGCGTACCGGGCCATCGCCGCGGCGCCTACGACCGAACCCGCCCTGGCCGCCAAGGCCCTGCTGCGCCTGGGCGCGTGCTACCGCGCCCTCGGCGACTCCGCGGCGGCGAGCCAGGCCGAGCTGGAGGCCCGGCGCCGCTTCCCCGACGAGATCGCCAAGTTTCCCACCCACCGCCTCGAGGTGCTCTACAAGCAGCTCGACGAGGCGTTCAACGTGGCCGACGCGGGCACGGGCACCCAGGCGATCGTGCGGTTCCTCAGCGACCTCGACGTGTCGGTGGTCCACAGCATCTGCGAAGCCTGCTACGCGCAGGCTGCCGAGAAGCGCGCCAGCGACCCCCTGGCCAGCATCCCGGCGCTGCGCAAGGCCATCGCCATCAGCACCTATCTGCGGCAGATCGAGCGCAGCGCCTTCGCGGCGAAAGAGATCGGCGACCTCTACGCCGCGGCCGGCCGCGACGACGAGGCCATCGCCGCCTACCGCAAAGTGCAGGAGGACTTCCCCGACGCCAAGAACGCCTGCGCCTGGGCCCAGCTCGGCATCGCCGAGGTCCAGCGCCTGCGCGGGCGGCTCGCCGAAGCGGTCGAGGCCTATCGCGGCGTCGAGGCCGACTACCCCGGCCAGCTCGCCCAGGTGATCTGGGCGCACCTGTGGATGGGCGACGCCTTTCGCGTGGCGGGCAAGACCGCCGACGCGCAGGCCGCCTGGCGCCGCGTGCTCGAGGAGTTCAACGAGCCCGGCTACGCCGATCTGCTGGCCATCGCCGCCCGCCTGCTGGGCCAGGCCCCCAGCACCGGGCGGGCCAAGCTGCCCGACGACGAGTTCGCCAACGACGTGGCGTACTTCCTCGCCGTCGAGCAGGAGTTGGCGGGGGCGCCCGACCGGGCGCGAGCCTGGTACCAGCGTTGTGTGACGCTGTCCAGGGGCAACGACTGGCCGCGAGCCCTCGCGGCACGGATTCTGGCCGACGGCCCTGCGCCGCGCACGCCGGTGCGCGACCCCGGCGCCGGCCGTCACCACGAAGGAGCTGCACCATGA
- a CDS encoding response regulator transcription factor: MEKILVVEDEPDLLMGLQDNLEIEGYQVTTAKDGQAALDLAMSTCPDLILLDIMLPKLNGFEVCKQLRQKGMDTPIIMLTAKSQEVDRVLGLELGADDYITKPFSIRELLARIKAVLRRRHAPPQQIETYQFGDVKIDFRKSVATKAGRPVELSHYEAGILRLLVTNKGEPIARNRILDEVWGYELYPTTRTIDNHVVKLRQKLEDDPHNPAHILTVHGMGYKFVD; the protein is encoded by the coding sequence ATGGAAAAAATCCTCGTCGTCGAAGATGAACCCGACCTGCTCATGGGCCTCCAGGACAACCTGGAGATCGAGGGCTACCAGGTGACCACGGCCAAGGACGGCCAGGCCGCCCTCGACCTCGCCATGAGCACCTGCCCCGACCTGATCCTGCTCGACATCATGCTGCCCAAGCTCAACGGCTTCGAGGTCTGCAAACAGCTCCGCCAGAAGGGCATGGACACCCCGATCATCATGCTCACCGCCAAGAGCCAGGAGGTGGACCGCGTGCTCGGCCTCGAGCTGGGCGCCGACGACTACATCACTAAGCCCTTCAGCATCCGCGAGCTCCTCGCCCGCATCAAGGCCGTGCTGCGCCGCCGCCACGCCCCCCCGCAGCAGATCGAGACCTACCAGTTCGGCGACGTGAAGATCGACTTCCGCAAGTCGGTCGCCACCAAGGCCGGGCGGCCCGTCGAGCTCTCCCACTACGAGGCCGGCATCCTGCGCCTCCTCGTCACCAACAAGGGCGAGCCCATCGCCCGCAACCGCATCCTCGACGAAGTGTGGGGCTACGAACTCTACCCCACCACCCGCACCATAGACAACCACGTCGTCAAGCTCCGCCAGAAGCTCGAAGACGACCCCCACAACCCCGCCCACATCCTCACCGTCCACGGCATGGGCTACAAATTCGTGGATTGA
- a CDS encoding ATP-binding protein, giving the protein MPRYTSHISIRRIVTIAVLAIILPSLVLTLVGLKLTLDLKRQLEQSLAEQYAMAARSRAEEIEALVAAAEKRLRQAADRLEPRQIAPALERARRETELVEEVFLLDERRLLDRRVALEQRGAMLYPDEPEAAPPLPETFLWTEPLPPLAAAAPPDGEAAPPDPAAQVASLRRYRERSLSPAARIRATQAIAVLLLRTGKLDEAIAEHRRLLTTENVAVLSPSLAVLARYQIAVALARLGRTQEAIGAYLDLYADLVRERTRLADPDRVAYFKRRVQADLEPLLAGPGVPAPEPRRYAALRDEEKQRSSRAHFLAYVRRVVLPRLELQAPTLRLGEEGFRHLWDEEFADQPYLLAYTAVGGDDGSRRILGLKINLAHVTATLLPGALRVSPFGPGVGFVVTDRKGSVVAGHGGREPTAAAPFPGIFPAWRLGLVEHRPAELRRLAFYNVLLFPAVNLLMIVAIIVGVVIMLRGTARELEFSQLKSDFVSNVSHELKTPLALIRMFAETLEMGRAKTPEKVQEYYRIIMRESERLTHLINNVLDFSRIESGRKTYDLRLDDLADVVRDTLRAYSYELDKQGFTVETDIPDEVPETLLDRNAIALALLNLLSNAVKYSGGEKWIRVALKVKPRVQRIERMGGSAPPDSHDSRFSGDDGSLEVAVADHGIGIDKADLDKVFEKFFRGRDDRVRETRGSGLGLAIVKHSVEAHGGTIAVASEKGKGSTFTITLPIRKTLTDGKTG; this is encoded by the coding sequence ATGCCGCGTTACACCTCCCACATCTCGATTCGCCGCATCGTGACCATCGCCGTGCTGGCGATCATCCTGCCCAGCCTCGTGCTCACGCTGGTGGGGCTGAAGCTGACGCTGGACCTCAAGCGCCAGCTCGAGCAGTCGTTGGCCGAACAATATGCCATGGCCGCGCGCTCTCGGGCCGAGGAGATCGAGGCCCTGGTGGCCGCGGCTGAGAAGCGCCTGCGCCAGGCCGCCGACCGCCTCGAACCCCGCCAGATCGCGCCGGCGCTCGAGCGCGCGCGCCGCGAGACCGAGCTGGTGGAGGAGGTCTTCCTGCTGGACGAGCGTCGGCTGCTCGACCGCCGCGTGGCCCTCGAGCAGCGCGGCGCCATGCTCTACCCCGACGAGCCCGAGGCCGCGCCCCCCCTGCCCGAGACCTTTCTGTGGACCGAGCCCCTCCCGCCCCTCGCCGCCGCGGCGCCGCCCGACGGCGAGGCCGCGCCGCCCGACCCCGCCGCCCAGGTGGCCAGCCTGCGCCGCTACCGCGAGCGCTCGCTGTCGCCCGCCGCGCGCATCCGCGCCACGCAGGCCATCGCCGTCCTGCTCCTGCGCACGGGCAAGCTCGACGAGGCCATCGCCGAGCATCGCCGCCTGCTCACCACGGAAAACGTGGCCGTGCTCAGCCCCTCGCTCGCCGTGCTGGCCCGCTACCAGATCGCGGTGGCCCTGGCCAGGCTGGGCCGCACCCAGGAGGCCATCGGCGCCTACCTCGACCTCTACGCCGACCTGGTGCGCGAGCGCACCCGCCTGGCGGACCCCGACCGCGTCGCCTACTTCAAGCGGCGCGTGCAGGCCGACCTCGAGCCGCTGCTGGCCGGCCCCGGCGTGCCAGCGCCCGAGCCGCGCCGCTACGCGGCCCTGCGCGACGAGGAGAAGCAGCGCAGCAGCCGGGCCCACTTTCTCGCCTACGTGCGGCGCGTCGTGCTCCCGCGCCTCGAGCTCCAGGCCCCCACGCTGCGCCTGGGCGAAGAGGGGTTCCGCCACCTGTGGGACGAGGAGTTCGCCGACCAGCCCTACCTGCTGGCCTACACGGCCGTGGGGGGCGACGACGGCTCGCGGCGCATCCTGGGCCTCAAGATCAACCTCGCCCACGTGACCGCCACGCTGCTGCCCGGGGCGCTCCGCGTCAGCCCCTTCGGGCCGGGCGTGGGCTTCGTGGTCACCGACCGCAAGGGCAGCGTCGTCGCAGGCCACGGCGGCCGGGAACCCACGGCGGCCGCCCCGTTCCCCGGCATCTTTCCCGCCTGGCGCCTGGGCCTCGTGGAGCACCGCCCCGCCGAGCTGCGCCGCCTCGCCTTCTACAACGTGCTCCTCTTCCCCGCCGTGAACCTCCTGATGATCGTCGCCATCATCGTCGGCGTCGTCATCATGCTCCGCGGCACGGCCCGCGAACTCGAGTTCTCGCAGCTCAAGAGCGACTTCGTGTCGAACGTCTCGCACGAGCTCAAGACGCCGCTGGCCCTCATCCGCATGTTCGCCGAGACCCTCGAGATGGGCCGCGCCAAGACCCCCGAGAAGGTGCAGGAGTACTACCGCATCATCATGCGCGAGAGCGAGCGCCTCACGCACCTGATCAACAACGTGCTGGACTTCTCGCGCATCGAGAGCGGGCGCAAGACCTACGACCTGCGCCTCGACGACCTGGCCGACGTGGTGCGCGACACCCTGCGCGCCTACAGCTACGAGCTTGACAAGCAGGGCTTCACCGTGGAAACTGACATCCCGGACGAGGTGCCCGAAACCCTGCTCGACCGCAACGCCATCGCCCTCGCCCTGCTGAACCTGCTGTCGAACGCCGTGAAGTACTCGGGGGGCGAGAAGTGGATTCGCGTCGCCCTCAAGGTGAAACCGCGAGTCCAACGAATCGAGCGAATGGGCGGTTCCGCTCCGCCGGACTCGCACGATTCGCGGTTTTCAGGGGATGACGGCTCGCTTGAGGTCGCCGTCGCCGACCACGGCATCGGCATAGACAAGGCCGACCTCGACAAGGTCTTCGAGAAGTTCTTCCGCGGGCGCGACGACCGCGTGCGCGAGACGCGCGGCAGCGGCCTCGGCCTCGCCATCGTCAAACACTCCGTCGAGGCGCACGGCGGCACCATCGCCGTCGCCAGCGAAAAGGGCAAGGGCTCCACCTTCACCATCACTCTCCCGATTAGGAAGACGCTCACCGACGGAAAGACTGGATGA
- a CDS encoding type II secretion system protein, translating to MKNSDSHTPQSALRTRGGFTLVEILVAMGVFVILGTALVGLMSAAVDAWRRGEAGRLTNEKLQALQRQIADDLAAAVLDPPPAPDFHFALDTLYDLSTVPGDPCAILDTALSTVKDVTSDTTDGRLLTCFAGPGTVVLRIRVPFRIGAALLQARTDALWRDPAATAQVFVGRNDPTLAPPAGDPAAPDDTSWRLFADLPTEGMGGGEADISPAVQGGDIVFIKAELSDRAQFLRSDAMRAGGRPVLLLDCYRDPAALPQQPRPTFAAFVRDGAQIITFTRTLPPEVEQAALKTAGSPASPEYLNYADDNDNKQIDESHRPLAGRAQVVYRIQPYHSSLGKPGLGVLRRAFEAPLRQPAAAAADELPIPNVVSQLEEIRSNDFIPNVLHLGMSFWGADTTTWEDRPDLEPGYDTKYDDTSPDPRLWRPRPASAEWLSSRYLPEQVQVTVVLEPDRGERVTTGLAQAIGADFPAAAEGRLGVLSTRGFDDVQRPAAAFARDPRRFIKVGDEWLFYARIGSPTEFIIPRQGSDGLAARGCRGTRPVAHAAGADVFRGNVAVFTVRIPAYHHWQR from the coding sequence ATGAAGAACTCTGACTCCCATACTCCGCAGTCCGCACTCCGCACTCGCGGCGGCTTCACCCTCGTCGAAATCCTCGTGGCGATGGGCGTCTTCGTCATCCTCGGCACCGCGCTCGTGGGCCTGATGTCGGCCGCCGTGGACGCCTGGCGCCGCGGCGAGGCGGGCCGCCTCACCAACGAGAAGCTCCAGGCCCTCCAGCGCCAGATCGCCGACGACCTGGCCGCCGCCGTGCTCGACCCGCCGCCCGCGCCCGACTTCCATTTCGCCCTCGACACCCTCTACGACCTCTCCACCGTGCCGGGCGACCCCTGCGCCATCCTCGACACGGCCCTCTCCACGGTCAAGGACGTGACGTCCGACACCACCGACGGCCGCCTGCTCACCTGCTTCGCCGGCCCGGGCACGGTGGTGCTGCGCATCCGCGTGCCCTTCCGCATCGGCGCTGCCCTGCTCCAGGCCCGCACCGACGCGCTCTGGCGCGACCCCGCCGCGACCGCGCAGGTGTTCGTGGGCCGCAACGACCCCACCCTGGCGCCCCCGGCCGGCGATCCCGCGGCCCCCGACGACACGAGCTGGCGGCTCTTCGCCGACCTCCCCACCGAGGGCATGGGCGGCGGCGAGGCCGACATCTCGCCCGCCGTCCAGGGCGGCGACATCGTGTTCATCAAGGCCGAGCTCTCGGACCGCGCCCAGTTCCTCCGCAGCGACGCGATGCGCGCCGGGGGCCGGCCCGTGCTCCTCCTCGATTGCTACCGCGACCCCGCCGCGCTGCCCCAGCAGCCCCGGCCCACCTTCGCGGCGTTCGTGAGGGATGGCGCGCAGATCATCACCTTCACCCGCACCCTGCCGCCCGAGGTCGAGCAGGCCGCCCTCAAGACCGCCGGCTCGCCCGCCTCGCCCGAGTACCTCAACTACGCCGACGACAACGACAACAAGCAGATCGACGAGAGCCACCGCCCGCTGGCCGGCCGCGCGCAGGTGGTCTATCGCATCCAGCCCTATCACTCCAGCCTGGGCAAGCCGGGGCTGGGCGTGCTGCGCCGCGCCTTCGAGGCGCCCCTGCGCCAGCCCGCCGCGGCGGCGGCCGACGAACTGCCGATCCCCAACGTCGTCTCGCAGCTCGAGGAGATTCGCAGCAACGATTTCATCCCCAACGTGCTGCACCTGGGCATGAGCTTCTGGGGCGCCGACACCACCACCTGGGAGGACCGCCCCGACCTCGAGCCCGGCTACGACACGAAGTACGACGACACCAGCCCCGACCCGCGGCTCTGGCGCCCCCGCCCGGCCAGCGCCGAGTGGCTCTCGAGCCGCTACCTGCCCGAGCAGGTGCAGGTGACCGTGGTGCTGGAGCCCGACCGCGGCGAGCGCGTCACCACCGGCCTCGCGCAGGCCATCGGCGCCGACTTCCCCGCCGCGGCGGAGGGCCGGCTCGGCGTCCTGAGCACCCGAGGCTTCGACGACGTGCAGCGCCCCGCGGCCGCCTTCGCGCGCGACCCGCGCCGCTTCATCAAGGTGGGCGACGAATGGCTCTTCTACGCCCGCATCGGCTCGCCCACGGAGTTCATCATCCCCCGCCAGGGCAGCGACGGCCTGGCCGCACGCGGCTGCCGCGGCACGAGACCCGTCGCGCACGCCGCCGGCGCCGACGTGTTCCGGGGCAATGTGGCCGTCTTCACCGTCCGCATCCCCGCCTACCACCACTGGCAGCGGTAG